The genomic stretch AGGGGAGGAAGGGCCAGCAGCCAGACACACACAGATGGCGAGCTGCATGCAGGAGTGGCCGGAGCCCGTCGTCCGCGTGCAGGCGCTCGCCGAGAGCGGCCTGTCCGTCATCCCGCGCTGCTACGTCAAGCCGCCGTGCGACCGCCCCGTCGTCGTGGCCCCGGCGGCGCCAACGGCAGTCAAGGAGACGAATTCGAATAAGGCGGCCGAGGCCTCGGACATCAGCATTCCGGTCGTCGACCTCGGCGAGCTGCTGCTGCAGGCGAaggacgccggcgccggcggccttGTCGGGAACGTCGTCACCGAGGCCGTCGCGTCCGCGTGCCGCGAGTGGGGATTCTTTCAGGTGGTCAACCACGGGGTGCGCCCCGAGCTGATGCGCGCGGCGCGGGAGTCCTGGCGCGGCTTCTTCCGCCGCCCGCTCGCGGAGAAGCAGCGCTACGCCAACTCGCCGCGCACGTACGAGGGCTACGGCAGCCGCCTCGGCGTCCAGAAGGGCGCCGTCCTCGACTGGGGCGACTACTTCTTCCTCCACCTCGCGCCGGAGGCGGCTAAGAGCGCGGCAAACTTCTGGCCGGCCAACCCCAGCAACTGCAAGTACGTGTGTATACTTCGAATAAATTTTGATACTCTTTTTTATTCAGATCCTAATTAAGATCCTAAGCTAATCGATGATAGAGTTATAGAGTgcccatgtgcatgcatttagaggTTAGAGGTGTGCGGATGTTGTGGTGCACATGCGTGTGCATCGCTATATGTACTAGGTAATTAACACGAAGCTCCGATCCCATCCCGTTTGGACTTTGGAACACACATGAAATCATTAATTTCTGTGTTTAGACGAGAATTGAACAGTTCTTGTGAAACTTCATTATTATGTGTAGGATTGGAGTAGTAAAAGGTCCTAAATATAGATGTTCATCTCCCCTTAATTAGGCAGAGAGTAGTCTTGGGTTTTGATTCAACCGTGTGTGCAAGTTTTGAGATTGACCTTTACTTTTCTTCCGTTTGGGCATGCTAGCTATATGGATCGAGTGGATAACTCCAACATTTGCGATGTTATAGTTTATATGATTATATGTACTTAATTAACTCCAGGTTTTCAACCTACTAGTAGATAGAATAATTTGTGATGTGGACACGAAGTCACAGCAGACACAATTTCTTTTCTTCCTAAATAAGACATTATCGATATGTTATGCTTTTTTACTcttttttgaaattttattgGAGATGAACTTTGTTTTCGTCTAATATTAAATATGGCATATGTTTAAACATGTGTCGGAAAAATTATGTCCTTAAAATTGTTTTGAGTGACATACTGCGAAAACTACAcaagtataattaatttttctaTCCTTAATAAACAAATATTTGTGTTGAATTAATCAGCTAGGTTCGGTGATGTTTTACCAGAGAAGAGTGCACTGATTGTTCGCAAAATAGATTAACGTAACTGTCCCTGCCCATGCCGTACTTCTCCAACCATTGCAAGCTTTGTTCCCTACTAGCTAGTCATTGCGTGGAGCCTAAAATGCACTGTACAGATAACACTTAATTACTCCATAGAGAATAATACTCAGTCACGCCGTAGTAATGACTCAGCTTCTAAATACAGCACGTGCATGAAAACGGAAAGTAGGTCCATGGTGCTTTCATGCAAAATGCCTAGAGAGAGCCATGTACAGCGCAGAGCGCAGGTCTACAATTCCAAAGCTAGCTATGGTAGCACAGCACGTGCCTGCTGATAAATCATAAAAAGGGGCCGGTGTCCCTGTCGTAGTAGACCTTGCTCCTAGCTCGCTCCTAGTAGATGCCTGGCCTGCTCGTGCTCGTTGCAGTAAAAAAACAGGCACCATGCACCATACAAaatacatgcatatatatgaTCGTTGTTACAGTACTGTTAGCTACTGACAGGCACGTACAATATACTCGTACTGACATATATACAGGGAGGTGTCGGAGGAGTACGGGCGCGAGGTGGTGCGGGTGTGCGAGCTGCTGATGCGGGTGCTGTCCGTGAGCCTAGGGCTGGACGAGGCGCACTTCCAGCGGGCGTTCGGCGGGGCGGACTGCGGCGCGACGCTGCGCGCCAACTACTACCCGCGGTGCCCGCAGCCGGACCTGACGCTGGGCCTCTCCGCGCACTCGGACCCGGGCGCCCTCACCGTCCTCCTCGCCGACGAGAACGTCCGCGGCCTGCAGGTCCGCCGCGGCGACGACGGCGAGTGGGTCACCGTGCAGCCCGTCCGCGACGCCTTCATCGTCAACGTCGGCGACCAAGtccaggtatatatatatatatatatataaccatgCATGCAACAATATCATTCTGCATCTTCTGCACGTTGGCGCTGGAGTATCTCTGTACTATAGCTATATAGCGTGCTCGCGCGCGCGTCGTCTCCGGCTTCTAGAAAAGctcaataaaaatatatacttcCAGCTCCAGGATGCGTAGCTTTCTAGAGGTACTGCTAGTCGACGGATTACGATCGTGACTGTCACGTATACCTACCTGTACAAACGTGAAGTATTTGGTCTTGTCGTTAGTCGGCACTACTAGATAAGATCTTGATATATAGGATCATTTTGTTCTTCAAGTAAACTAAAAAAACTAATCATTCATCAGTTATTTATCCAGAGAGATGCAGCTAGCCATCGATCAAATTCTTAAATTCCAACCAAGGCGAGCGCGGCGGCGCACTAACGCTAGCTGTACGCGTGTATGTACATTGCATTGTCAGGAATAGTTTTTGATTCTGCTCTAATaaacctttttctttttgcgaGGAACCTGTGTATTAATTTAGGTAGTTGACTCTGAATCAAATTAATCGTCGGTGCAtgctggagagagagagagagagagagagagagagagagagatcatcagTGTAGTTTGCATAAGGACACATGCATGGGCGGTGTGATCATCGAACGCAATCTTAGATTTGTCGTGCAGAAGCAGCTACTCCGTAGGTATAGTGTGTGGACAGAGTTGCATGCATGTTACGGTGACAACACTGACGAATCGCAGCACGCAAGCCACGCACGCGAAAGCACATGCATGCACAGGTGCACACGGCCAGTTCACGCCAACCACCGTATGTTGCACCGGCCTACCCTCTAGTAGTATTTCCACCGGTAGACTGTAGTACTGTACAAGTTAACTGTCCCCTGCTCCACATGTACAGACGACGTACGTACTGTAACCGTTACTATGTACTATATGCATGCTACTGTTTACGTGGTATATAAAAATTCCACCTTTGCTTTCCTTTTGAATACAAATTAATGCTGCATGTTACTGTTCATACGTGCATATATAGAAAACCTCGCTCATGCATCTTTAACTAATCTTCTTGAATTTATTCACTCATGAACAGATACTGAGCAACTCCGTGTACAAGAGCGTGGAGCACCGGGTGGTCGTGAACGCCGAGGAGGAGCGCATATCCCTCGCGCTCTTCTACAACCCCAAGGGCGACGTCCCCATCTCCCCGGCGCCAGGGCTGGTCACCGCCGGGAACCTGCCGGCGCTCTACCCGCCGATGACCTTCGACGAGTACAGGCTCTACATCAGGAATAAGGGCGCCAGGGGCAAGGCGCAGATCGAGGCTCTCAAGGGCCAGGCATCGCCAGAAAAATAATTAGAATAGCCACCACCTGTCTACTACGTACAGTACAGTACTAGCTGATTAATAAACAACTGCATGTGTATCCTAATGCATGGCAATTGTTAATCGATCTGGAAGTTAGTTTGGCTACTATCTGATTGTAATAACACATGTGTACAACCAACTTATTACTACTACCTTTGGTACTACTTACTATTTATAATCGAtcgtatgtatatatgtgtgtgtggtgCATGCAGTTGCTTAGCAGTCCATTGCTGCTCACAGCTGCGCACGTAGGCTGAAGCATTTTTAAATTTAAGCAATATTGTCATATATACTAATTGGCAGATTCATAGACAGGCTAAGGTCCTGTATGATGGTTTGTCTTGTTAAAGTTTAtcgtctgtcacatcgaatgtttggagatgcatgaagtactaaatatatattatttacagAACTAAAAAAACACAGCTAGaaagtaatttgtgagacgaatcttttgagcttaataagtctatgattggatagtaattatcaaataaaacaaaaatactataatacttgttaaactttaacaaccccaACTAATTAAACACCCACTAAGAATATGAATTTTGTTCGTTGGGTAGGCATTTTTCATTCATTAGTCGCGTGTGCAGTAGTAATTCATTTTTCGTAAGTGCACTTGGACTTGGTGCACATAACATATATAATCACCATTGATATATGCGCTgtaaatgcatgcatgcatggttggGAAATATATGCATGCCTGCTAAACTCTATCCAAATCTTTTGATGTGTCTCCCGATATATGCCTCGCGCACTGATCGTGTCATGTCTATAAACGGATCATTGGATCAAGCCCCTGATTTGGAACATTTTGGTACTGTACTAGCCAGGAGTATATATTCCGTTTCAACTGCTACGTTACGTGAGATGCAGGGGCTCGGGCTCCTGTTAACTTTTCCACTGTACTGCATTTGGCTAGGGCTAGCCCCACCCCCTATCCTATCTTATTCCTATACCACCAAATTGGCAACTGCAGTAGAACATGTACTCCGTATCTTTACAGGAGTTGCCGTACCTTTCGACAATGGAGGAATCGATGGGACGTTGCTGTTGATCGAAGTCCGGAGTAAAGTTGCAAAAGTTGGATTGGAATATATACTAGGATATGATGAATTGATGATGCCACTATGCCACTATTGTGGAGGGAGCTAGGGGGCAGACAACACACGCTGAGGTAGACTGTGGAAAGTCGTTAAAGTAAGGTTAGGCAAGAGATCCACGTCGACAGAGCAGCTCAAGAACACACCGGCAGCATGCTCCATTGCTCCTCGCTCGGGCCCGATTCTGCCTTTTCTTTCTCATCCCCCTAGCACTACACGCCACTATCAGTAGTTGGTTCGAGCAGTCAGCCATCAGCAGCAATTCGGCATGTGCGTGTATTGGACACGAAAACCACTGGCACACTCTCCACCTCCACTAGCGGCTAGTAGCTCTCGATCAGTCTCAGAGATACTCCCTTATATAGTTACTTTTTATATGTAATATTAACTTTGTCTTAAATCAAACTTTTCTAATTTTCAAGTTAACAACATAAAGTTTATATGTAGCGATTCGCTActatgaaaaatactttcatatatactcccttcatcccaaattctaagtcattctaagattTTTTTTAGATAGCGGAATAACCATTCCAGCCTCCACATCTACAGTTGAATGTTTACAACTCAAAATTACAAGAGGATTCTTAGACCCAACTCCGCTACACGGACACTAAACAAACTTCTAAAAACAGGTCAGCACAATCGCTGGCAATTGGTTGAAGCAACAAGCCCACGGCTGAAAATACAAGAGCGGCGTTTGAAGAGTCAAAGCACTTCGACCAAATTACATGATAGCATAATAACATTCATGATACCATCTAAGTATCATTATGTTcttcattagttatattttcatagtaatatctatttgatgttataaacatttctattttttctagCTATAatgttggtcaaacttgaaatactttatttgactctccaagattcttggaatgacttataaattgggatgaagggagtagtatataatttatattttttgaAACTATATAAAACCTCTTAAATTTGATGGTTAAAAATAAACATGTTTAACTTATGACAAAGCTAATACGATAAACatgtaaaaaaaagaaacacgGAAAGTATAGGCTGCCTACCGTCGCTCATGGGTTCATGCCCCCAACCTCTTGACTTGCATCATGCGCTAACAAAGGTTTTTGCAATTTTAAACTCAAAGCTCAAAGCGAGAAGGATAAGAGCAAGGTGTATGGCTGCATATATATCGATCGATGATCTGCACTTGATGCACACGATTGAACGTAAGCATTCCCATGAACAGcttcattaaaaaaaaaagaagaagcatGCATTCCCATGAACAGCTATAGCGATGAGCCACGGCATATTGCTCAAGTTACCTCGAGACTTTAGCGATccgcaacacacacacacacacacactgcaCGGTACGTGGTCGGTGGATGTTGAAGATAAGCACTCGTGTACTAGTCAGACGAACACAAATGGTCTGGCTATTACGTGAACGTGAGCGCACTCCGATCTGCGTCGACTGGAACAGCGCGGCCGGCCGGTCAGCTCGCGCGGCTGCTAACGGAGTTGTCGCAGAGTTGGAATTTACGTGCGTTGTGACTCTGAACTCTCAAGACGTAGACCACGGACGGGAAGATGATAGATGAAGCATGCATGCGGCCGGCCAGCCACCCTGCACatgggcagcaacagcagcagcagaaatTGTGCGCCTGCAAGCGCGCGTTTGACCAAAACCCCCGGCGCCGGCGGAAACCGACCCGCCGACCCACGGTGCCGAACTATAACGTCATCGAGGACGGAAGCATGCGCCCAAGTGCACGGTACCGTCACCGTGTCGTGTGTGCGATGCGACGAGTTCGTGCCGCcggcctttttttttcttatcaCGATTCACGAATCATGCTTGCGGCGACACCACCATTTGTTTATCGGCGGTCAGCTCCTGGAGTAAACTCTctcttatctttttatttttgttttgagCAATTCGTAGTAAACTGTGTTGCCGCCGTCTGGCCAACGGGATCAGCAGTTCGGAACGATTAGATAATATTGTTGTTTAGGAATATAATCGTTAGTGCGTTTTGTTAATGGACGCTAGCTCGGTTCATTCGATTTCAACGGATAAAAAAAATTAGTATAGTTAGGTTCGTTttcatcaatcaatcaatcaatcaatcaaccaacaaaaagagaagaaatctttttttttgcacGCATGACGCAAATTATATTCTGATATAACCTTTTCCTTTGAAGGGCAGCGAGATTATATTAAAACTCGGCATAGTACATCACCAAATTATATTCTATATATATCCAagttcttccatcttcttcttcttccctagGCCTCCCTTGAATGCCAGAGCCAAAGTGCGGTACTTATCTGAAACCAACGACCAATCTGAAAACAATAGACATTGCCGCAAGATCCGGCGATTCGGGATGAGTCCAAAACACATTTAAACTGATGAAAAATATCAACATCTGCATCGCCAAGAGCAGCAAATATAGGATGCAGATTCATCACCTTTAAAACTTGAAATCCTCTCCACGATTATCAACGATGAGATCGCGACCTAGAGTACGTAGCTGCTTCGTTGGgaccagtggcggagccagaatTTAGATCTTAGGTATTCCTTTATTCATGTCTGGTGGGCCACCACTCAGCTGTTGCCTCTAACCTCATGAGCGACGTGCGCCCTCATCGGTCGCCATGTAGGTGTAGCATAGAGACAGAGGCCACGCCCGCGCTGCACGCCCCGCGCCGCTAGGAGCTTAGGATAATAGAAACCAGCAGTGCCGCCACTACGTCATGCTGGT from Sorghum bicolor cultivar BTx623 chromosome 3, Sorghum_bicolor_NCBIv3, whole genome shotgun sequence encodes the following:
- the LOC8057750 gene encoding probable 2-oxoglutarate-dependent dioxygenase At3g111800 codes for the protein MASCMQEWPEPVVRVQALAESGLSVIPRCYVKPPCDRPVVVAPAAPTAVKETNSNKAAEASDISIPVVDLGELLLQAKDAGAGGLVGNVVTEAVASACREWGFFQVVNHGVRPELMRAARESWRGFFRRPLAEKQRYANSPRTYEGYGSRLGVQKGAVLDWGDYFFLHLAPEAAKSAANFWPANPSNCKEVSEEYGREVVRVCELLMRVLSVSLGLDEAHFQRAFGGADCGATLRANYYPRCPQPDLTLGLSAHSDPGALTVLLADENVRGLQVRRGDDGEWVTVQPVRDAFIVNVGDQVQILSNSVYKSVEHRVVVNAEEERISLALFYNPKGDVPISPAPGLVTAGNLPALYPPMTFDEYRLYIRNKGARGKAQIEALKGQASPEK